Within Corynebacterium timonense, the genomic segment GACACCGTCGGGGTGGGCTCGGCCGGCGCGAAGGCGATGCACGTGCTGCTCGGCGACTACGACGCCTACGTCCACGCCGGCGGCCAGTACGAGTGGGACCAGGCCGCCCCAGTGGGCGTCTCGCTGGCGGCGGGCCTGCACTGCTCCCGCCTCGACGGCTCCGAGCTGCGCTACAACAACGCCGACACGTATATCCCGGACCTGCTCATTTGCCGCCCCGAGCTGGCCGATGAGATCCTGAACATCTGCGCCGCCTTCCGCGACGAGCACGGCGACTACGAGGGCCCCGCGGCCTAGAAAGGAACCCATGGTTCCCACCCCCTACGAGGACTTGCTTGACGACGTCCTCTCCAACGGCACCCCGAAAGGCGACCGCACCGGCACCGGAACGCTGAGCGTCTTCGGCCGCCAGCTGCGCTACGACCTGTCCGAGGCCTACCCCCTGCTGACCACCAAGCGCATCTACTTCAAGGGCGTCGTCGGCGAGCTGCTGTGGTTCCTCCGCGGCGAGTCCAACGTGCGCTGGCTGCAAGACAACAACATCCGCATCTGGAACGAGTGGGCCGACGACACCGGCGAGCTGGGCCCAGTCTACGGCGTGCAGTGGCGCTCGTGGCCCACCCCGGACGGCCGGCACGTCGACCAAGTGCAGGAGGCGCTGGACACGCTGCGCGCGAACCCGGATTCGCGCCGCAACGTCGTCTCCGCGTGGAACGTCGCCGAGCTGGACAAGATGGCGCTTTTGCCCTGCCACCTGCTGTTCCAGCTCTATGTCGCGGACGGGACGCTGTCCATGCAGGTCTACCAGCGCTCCGCCGACATGTTCCTGGGCGTGCCCTTCAACATCGCCTCCTACGCGCTGCTCACCCACATGTTCGCCCAGCAGGCAGACCTGAAGGTCGGCGAGCTGATCTGGACGGGCGGCGACTGCCACATCTACGCCAACCACGTTGAGCAGGTCAAAGAGCAGCTTTCCCGCGAGCCGCGCCCTTACCCGCAGCTGAAGCTGCGCAAGGCGGATTCCCTGTTCGACTACACTTTCGACGACATCTCGCTCGAGGGCTACGACCCGCACCCCACGATCACCGCGCAGGTGTCGGTGTGATCGGCGCGATCTGGGCCCAAGACCTGGGCGGTTTGATCGGCGACGGCACGGGAATGCCGTGGCACCTGCCCGAGGACCTGAAGCATTTCAAGGCCGTCACACTGGGCTACCCCGTCATCATGGGGCGCACGACCTGGGAGTCGCTCCACGTGCGCCCGCTTCCGGGCCGGGACAACATCGTCGTCTCCTCGCGCGCGCCCGGCGAGTGGTCGCGCGGCGCCACCGTCGTACCGCAGCCGCCGGAGGAGTTCGACGGCGACGCCTGGATCATCGGCGGGGCGCAGCTCTACGCCGCCACGCTCGATACAGTGGACGTCATCGAGCGCACGCTTATCGACGCCCACCTCACCGTCCCCACACCCGTCCACGCCCCCGACATCCCAGGCGCGTTCGAGTGCGTCTCCGAGGCGGGCTGGGAGACGTCGACAAGCGGGCTGCGCTACACGTTCCAACGTTTCGAAAGGACAGCATGACCATCTACGCCACCACCTGGTGCCCCTTCTGCCGTTCCCTGCTCGACGCCCTGAGCGGCACCGACATAGACTACGAGGTCGTCGACGTCGACCAGGACCGGGACGCCGCCGCGTGGGTCGAGTCCGTCAACGGCGGCAACCGCGTCGTGCCCACCGTGCGCTTTTCGGACGGGACCCACGCCACCAACCCACCGTTCGCGCAGGTCAAGGCGAAGTATGAGGAGTTGAACGCGTAAGGTACCCTACCTGTATTGCCCTAGTAGCTCAGTGGATAGAGCACGGCTCTCCTAAAGCCGGTGTCGGAGGTTCGATTCCTCTCTGGGGCGCTTTTGTCATCAGGGACTTTCGGTTAACTTTTCCATTCATTTCAGGAAACTCCTTCCAGGTTAAACCGGGTGTTCTAAATTCGGTAACTTTTTGGAAAACTATCCCCGAAACGACGAAAACCGGCCGGTTTCAAGCCCCAGAAAGGCTTTCCGGCCGGTTTTTGCGTGGTAACTCGGCTTCGTTGCACGACCTGTAGGCTACTCGGCATGAAGTCCTTGAAATTCAAGGTCTTCGCCGGTGGCCTTATGGCTTACGCCGCCTTCGGTGGCGCGTTGTCGCCCAACTTCCATTGCTCAATGTCGTCTGAGTCGGGCCTACGCCCGCCCCGTGGAGCAGGCGGAGACGGCTTCTGTTCAGTGTGAGGGCGCGACCAAGAAGCAGCGTCGAGCATGGCAAGGTTCACCCCCACTGCGGCCATAGCCATGCACAGCATCTGCGCTGCCCACCCGCGCATGAGACGAGTCGTCACGTCGCCGGCACCCTGGTACGAGCCGTTTTTGAGCATGGCGTTGCGAGACTCAATGGTGTTGCGGCGGCCGTACTCCTTGCGCCACTCGGCGGTCATAAAGGCCGGGCCGTGCTGAAGGAACTTCGCGCCGTCCTCG encodes:
- a CDS encoding thymidylate synthase gives rise to the protein MVPTPYEDLLDDVLSNGTPKGDRTGTGTLSVFGRQLRYDLSEAYPLLTTKRIYFKGVVGELLWFLRGESNVRWLQDNNIRIWNEWADDTGELGPVYGVQWRSWPTPDGRHVDQVQEALDTLRANPDSRRNVVSAWNVAELDKMALLPCHLLFQLYVADGTLSMQVYQRSADMFLGVPFNIASYALLTHMFAQQADLKVGELIWTGGDCHIYANHVEQVKEQLSREPRPYPQLKLRKADSLFDYTFDDISLEGYDPHPTITAQVSV
- a CDS encoding dihydrofolate reductase, giving the protein MIGAIWAQDLGGLIGDGTGMPWHLPEDLKHFKAVTLGYPVIMGRTTWESLHVRPLPGRDNIVVSSRAPGEWSRGATVVPQPPEEFDGDAWIIGGAQLYAATLDTVDVIERTLIDAHLTVPTPVHAPDIPGAFECVSEAGWETSTSGLRYTFQRFERTA
- a CDS encoding mycoredoxin, encoding MTIYATTWCPFCRSLLDALSGTDIDYEVVDVDQDRDAAAWVESVNGGNRVVPTVRFSDGTHATNPPFAQVKAKYEELNA